Proteins encoded within one genomic window of Pseudomonas cannabina:
- a CDS encoding ABC transporter permease: MRSLSPLARRRLERFRSNRRGWWSLWLFCGLFALTLGGELIANDKPLVVSYQHSLYFPVFKRYTEQVFGGELPFQPDYRSDYVRKLVAKGDGWMMFPPIAFSADTPNYDLTIPAPSPPSSTNWLGTDDQARDVLARVIFGARVSILFALALTFISALIGITAGALQGYYGGWVDLLGQRLLEVWSGLPVLYLLIILSGFVEPDFWWLLGIMALFSWLTLVDVVRAEFLRGRNLEYVKAARALGLGDRKVIMRHILPNAMTATLSYLPFILTGAISTLTALDFLGFGMPAGSASLGELIAQGKQNLQAPWLGLTAFFALALILTLLVLIGEALRDAFDPRS, translated from the coding sequence ATGCGCAGCCTTTCACCGCTGGCGCGTCGCCGCCTGGAGCGTTTTCGCAGCAACCGTCGCGGCTGGTGGTCGCTGTGGCTGTTCTGCGGCCTGTTTGCCCTGACCCTGGGCGGCGAACTGATCGCCAACGACAAGCCATTGGTGGTCAGTTACCAGCACTCGCTGTATTTTCCGGTCTTCAAGCGCTACACGGAGCAGGTGTTCGGCGGCGAACTGCCGTTCCAGCCCGATTACCGCAGCGATTACGTGCGCAAGCTGGTTGCCAAGGGCGACGGCTGGATGATGTTTCCGCCGATTGCGTTCAGCGCTGACACACCCAATTACGACCTGACCATTCCAGCCCCCAGCCCGCCCTCATCCACAAACTGGCTGGGGACGGATGATCAGGCGCGGGACGTACTGGCACGGGTCATTTTCGGCGCCCGGGTCTCGATTCTGTTCGCTTTGGCGTTGACCTTCATCAGCGCCTTGATCGGCATCACGGCCGGAGCGCTGCAAGGATATTACGGTGGCTGGGTGGACCTGCTCGGTCAGCGTCTGCTCGAAGTCTGGTCGGGCTTGCCGGTGCTTTATCTGCTGATCATTCTGTCTGGCTTTGTCGAACCTGATTTCTGGTGGCTGTTGGGCATCATGGCGCTGTTTTCCTGGCTCACGCTGGTTGACGTGGTACGTGCCGAGTTTTTGCGTGGCCGCAACCTCGAATACGTCAAGGCAGCACGCGCGCTGGGCCTCGGGGATCGCAAAGTGATCATGCGCCACATTCTGCCCAACGCCATGACGGCGACCTTGAGCTACCTGCCGTTCATCCTGACAGGAGCCATTTCGACCCTGACCGCATTGGATTTTCTCGGCTTCGGCATGCCCGCAGGCAGCGCTTCGCTGGGTGAGCTTATCGCTCAGGGCAAACAGAATCTGCAAGCGCCCTGGCTGGGCCTGACCGCGTTTTTTGCTCTTGCTCTGATTCTTACGCTGCTGGTGTTAATTGGCGAGGCGCTACGCGATGCCTTCGACCCGAGGTCCTGA
- a CDS encoding microcin C ABC transporter permease YejB, with translation MLGYILRRLLLIIPTLLCILLVNFFIVQAAPGGPVEQAIARLQGIGGVTAGAVASESAGAGHSRASRGLDPKLIKDIERQYGFDKPLHERMWLMLKNYARLDFGNSFFRGASVTDLILQKMPVSISLGLWATLLTYLVSIPLGIRKAVKHGSQFDIWSSTAIIIGYAMPAFLFAMLLVVVFCGGTSLDWFPVRGLVSDNFNELSTVGKIADYFWHLVLPVSALVIGGFATLTLLTKHSFLNEITRQYVTTARAKGMSERRVLYGHVFRNAMLLVVCGIPQAFISVFFAGSLLIEVIFSLDGLGRMSYEAAVSRDYPVVFGSLFIFTVFGLLIKLVGDICYMLVDPRIDFSARSA, from the coding sequence ATGCTCGGTTACATCCTGCGGCGCCTGCTGCTGATCATCCCTACCCTGCTGTGCATCCTGCTGGTCAATTTCTTCATCGTACAAGCCGCGCCAGGCGGGCCGGTCGAACAGGCCATTGCCCGCCTGCAAGGTATCGGCGGCGTGACGGCGGGTGCCGTTGCCAGCGAATCGGCCGGTGCCGGGCATTCCCGCGCCTCACGCGGCCTGGACCCCAAACTGATCAAGGACATCGAACGACAGTACGGTTTCGACAAGCCGTTGCACGAACGTATGTGGCTGATGCTGAAGAATTATGCCCGGCTGGACTTCGGCAACAGCTTCTTTCGCGGCGCCAGCGTAACGGACCTGATCCTGCAAAAGATGCCGGTGTCGATCTCGCTGGGACTGTGGGCGACATTACTGACGTACCTGGTGTCCATCCCGCTGGGGATTCGCAAGGCGGTCAAGCATGGCAGTCAATTCGATATCTGGAGCAGCACCGCGATCATCATCGGCTACGCAATGCCGGCTTTTCTGTTCGCCATGCTGCTGGTGGTGGTGTTCTGCGGCGGCACCTCGCTCGACTGGTTTCCGGTACGCGGGCTGGTGTCGGACAACTTCAATGAGTTATCGACCGTTGGCAAAATCGCCGACTACTTCTGGCATCTGGTGTTGCCTGTTTCGGCATTGGTGATTGGCGGCTTTGCCACGCTGACGCTGCTCACCAAACATTCCTTTCTCAATGAAATCACCCGCCAATACGTGACCACCGCGCGTGCCAAAGGCATGAGCGAGCGGCGGGTGCTGTACGGGCATGTGTTTCGTAACGCGATGCTGCTGGTGGTGTGTGGCATTCCTCAGGCATTCATCAGCGTATTCTTTGCCGGCTCGCTGCTGATCGAGGTGATTTTCTCGCTGGATGGTCTGGGTCGCATGAGCTATGAAGCGGCGGTTTCGCGGGACTATCCCGTGGTGTTCGGCTCGCTGTTCATTTTCACGGTCTTCGGTCTGCTGATCAAACTGGTCGGTGACATCTGTTACATGCTGGTCGACCCCAGAATCGACTTCAGCGCGAGGAGTGCCTGA
- a CDS encoding extracellular solute-binding protein, whose amino-acid sequence MRVACLSLIALTLTFVGAFQDVSAQPQHALTVYGEAPRYPADFRHFDYVNPDAPKGGSMRRSAIEIGQFDHLMPFTDKGMGVSQINGMLYSPLAARSLDEPYTVYGLVAEKMERGADGLSLRFYLNPKARFADGTPITADDVKYTYDLLMTQGSMQYRTQFEAVAGVHVESATQIRFDFKNNDSRTLPLDLASLPVFPEHWWKTRDFASGAGFEVPPGSGPYRIGHVDPGRSITFERDPDWWGKDLPVNKGVYNFDKFIVEYFGDIDVARTVLKGGAYDYNREFSATGYSIRYEGPSLNDGRLQKGQLAKGAVQSSQGFVFNLSKPMFQDRRVRKALAMLWDFEWTNRQMMRNMYIRQSSYFSNSALAATQLPTAAELKILEPLRGTVPDEVFDSVFKAPQTDGTGFIRDKQLQALALMKEAGWTPKGDDLVNAQGEPFSFTFLNSQVGFERMLLPYKRTLAQIGIHFDIRRIDAAQYLNRVMARDYDMIVTGYAVSTSPGAELYNNFGSKVAMDPGSSNYMALQDPAVDTLIAGLLKADSKQTMTDYARCLDRVLQWNDYWIPNYYPPGSSTVWWNRFGIPKIQASNNEAIETWWEISPTPLTNEQFAEKRGASALPAEIN is encoded by the coding sequence ATGCGTGTTGCCTGTTTATCGTTGATCGCTTTAACGCTGACGTTCGTCGGTGCCTTTCAGGATGTTTCCGCACAGCCACAGCACGCCCTGACCGTCTATGGAGAAGCGCCGCGCTACCCGGCCGATTTCAGGCACTTCGATTACGTGAACCCCGACGCCCCCAAAGGCGGCAGCATGCGCCGCTCGGCCATCGAGATCGGGCAATTCGATCACCTGATGCCGTTTACCGACAAAGGCATGGGCGTGTCACAGATCAATGGCATGCTTTATTCGCCGCTGGCAGCACGTTCCCTGGATGAGCCCTACACGGTGTACGGGCTGGTCGCTGAAAAAATGGAACGGGGCGCGGACGGGTTGTCTCTGCGCTTCTACCTGAACCCGAAAGCACGCTTCGCTGATGGCACACCGATCACGGCCGACGACGTCAAATACACTTACGATCTGCTGATGACCCAAGGCAGCATGCAATACCGGACCCAGTTCGAAGCCGTCGCCGGCGTGCACGTCGAATCGGCAACGCAGATCCGCTTTGACTTCAAGAACAACGACAGCCGCACGCTGCCCCTTGATCTCGCTTCATTGCCGGTGTTTCCAGAACATTGGTGGAAAACCCGTGATTTTGCCAGCGGTGCCGGTTTCGAGGTGCCACCGGGCAGCGGTCCTTACCGCATCGGCCATGTCGACCCGGGCCGCAGCATCACCTTCGAGCGCGATCCTGACTGGTGGGGCAAGGATCTGCCGGTCAATAAAGGCGTGTACAACTTCGATAAATTCATCGTCGAGTATTTCGGCGATATCGACGTGGCGCGCACGGTCCTCAAAGGTGGTGCCTACGACTACAACCGCGAGTTCTCCGCGACCGGTTATTCCATCCGCTATGAAGGCCCGTCGCTGAATGACGGGCGACTGCAAAAAGGCCAACTGGCCAAGGGCGCGGTACAAAGCTCGCAAGGTTTCGTTTTCAATCTGAGCAAGCCCATGTTTCAGGACCGCCGCGTGCGCAAGGCATTGGCCATGCTCTGGGACTTCGAATGGACCAACCGGCAGATGATGCGCAACATGTACATCCGCCAGAGCAGCTACTTTTCCAATTCGGCGCTGGCCGCCACTCAATTGCCCACGGCTGCCGAGCTGAAAATCCTCGAGCCTCTGCGTGGCACGGTGCCCGACGAGGTATTCGACAGCGTTTTCAAGGCTCCGCAAACAGATGGCACAGGTTTCATTCGTGACAAGCAACTACAAGCCCTGGCGCTGATGAAAGAAGCAGGCTGGACCCCGAAAGGCGATGATCTGGTCAACGCACAAGGGGAACCGTTCAGCTTTACCTTCCTCAACAGCCAGGTCGGTTTCGAACGCATGCTATTGCCCTATAAACGCACCCTGGCGCAGATCGGTATCCATTTCGATATTCGCCGGATCGATGCCGCGCAGTATTTGAACCGGGTCATGGCGCGTGACTACGACATGATCGTCACCGGCTACGCCGTCTCCACTTCGCCGGGGGCCGAGCTGTACAATAACTTCGGTTCGAAAGTGGCTATGGACCCTGGTTCAAGCAACTACATGGCCCTCCAGGACCCGGCAGTGGATACCCTGATTGCCGGTCTGCTCAAAGCCGACAGCAAACAGACGATGACAGACTACGCACGCTGTCTGGACCGGGTGCTGCAATGGAATGACTACTGGATACCCAACTATTACCCGCCGGGCTCTTCCACCGTGTGGTGGAACCGTTTCGGTATTCCGAAGATCCAGGCCAGCAACAATGAAGCCATCGAAACCTGGTGGGAGATCAGCCCGACGCCGCTGACCAACGAGCAATTCGCCGAGAAGCGCGGTGCGTCAGCCCTTCCTGCGGAGATCAACTGA
- a CDS encoding peptidylprolyl isomerase, producing MAKATARHILVSSEDKCNELKTQIEGGADFAEIAKANSSCPSSRQGGDLGSFGPGQMVKEFDTVVFSAPVNVVQGPVKTQFGYHLLEVTSRQD from the coding sequence ATGGCTAAAGCCACTGCCCGCCACATCCTCGTTTCGAGCGAAGACAAGTGCAACGAACTGAAAACGCAGATTGAAGGCGGCGCTGATTTCGCGGAAATCGCCAAGGCCAATTCCAGCTGCCCGTCCAGCCGTCAGGGTGGCGATCTGGGTTCGTTCGGTCCAGGCCAGATGGTCAAGGAATTCGACACGGTCGTATTCAGCGCGCCAGTGAATGTTGTTCAGGGTCCGGTAAAGACTCAGTTCGGCTATCACCTGCTGGAAGTGACCAGCCGCCAGGACTGA
- a CDS encoding 3-deoxy-7-phosphoheptulonate synthase has protein sequence MNSSVAVKPSDLSSQTVSLLDARPVAKRLPSPLELKNRLPLNAALSQQVSAHRRAISAILEGEDSRLLIIVGPCSIHDPRAALEYAERLAALAAEVSDQMLLVMRAYVEKPRTTVGWKGLAYDPHLDGSDDMAAGLALSRQLMLHMLKLGLPIATEILQPMAAGYFDDLLSWVAIGARTTESQIHREMASGLPMAVGFKNGTDGGVAVACDAMRSAAHPHRHFGMDRDGHPAIIETQGNPGTHIVLRGGHGGPNYDQQHVAQVQASLTRNRIASRIMVDCSHANSGKDPLRQPQVFNDVLEQRLRGNAALIGMMIESHLFDGCQALGETLTYGVSVTDGCLGWAGTEQLLRGAVDRLRYR, from the coding sequence ATGAATTCGTCCGTTGCCGTAAAACCGTCCGACCTGTCCAGCCAGACCGTCTCTTTGCTGGACGCCCGCCCCGTCGCAAAACGTTTGCCGAGCCCGCTCGAGCTGAAAAACCGCCTGCCGCTGAATGCGGCTTTGAGCCAACAGGTCAGCGCCCATCGTCGTGCGATAAGTGCCATTCTCGAGGGTGAAGACTCCCGACTGTTGATCATCGTCGGCCCCTGCTCGATCCATGACCCACGAGCGGCGCTCGAATACGCAGAGCGCCTCGCCGCCCTGGCCGCTGAAGTCAGCGACCAGATGTTGCTGGTCATGCGCGCCTACGTTGAAAAACCCCGCACCACGGTCGGTTGGAAAGGTCTTGCCTACGATCCGCATCTTGACGGCAGTGACGACATGGCCGCCGGGCTGGCGCTGTCGCGACAGCTCATGCTGCACATGCTGAAGCTGGGCTTGCCGATCGCCACCGAGATTCTGCAACCGATGGCCGCCGGCTATTTCGACGACCTGCTGAGCTGGGTTGCCATCGGCGCACGCACCACCGAGTCGCAGATCCATCGCGAAATGGCCAGCGGCCTGCCGATGGCGGTCGGCTTCAAGAACGGCACCGATGGTGGCGTCGCAGTGGCCTGTGATGCCATGCGCTCGGCTGCTCATCCGCATCGCCACTTCGGTATGGACCGCGATGGCCATCCGGCGATCATCGAAACCCAAGGCAACCCGGGCACCCATATTGTTCTGCGCGGTGGCCATGGCGGCCCCAACTACGACCAGCAGCATGTTGCCCAGGTGCAGGCAAGCCTGACCAGAAACCGGATTGCCTCACGAATCATGGTCGATTGCAGCCACGCCAACAGTGGCAAGGACCCGCTGCGCCAGCCGCAGGTGTTCAATGATGTGCTGGAGCAGCGGCTGCGGGGCAATGCTGCGTTGATCGGCATGATGATCGAGAGCCATTTGTTCGACGGCTGCCAGGCGCTAGGGGAAACGCTGACGTACGGCGTTTCGGTCACTGACGGTTGCCTGGGCTGGGCAGGCACGGAACAGCTGTTGCGCGGAGCGGTAGACCGGCTGCGCTACCGATAA
- a CDS encoding DNA-binding protein: MPGIRTAAQAKAWLEQQGKSVQQFARENNIDPATTYQVLAGRKKGRRGEAHKVAVLLGMKIGTIPGEASGLDKPQE, translated from the coding sequence ATGCCCGGAATACGCACCGCTGCACAAGCCAAGGCCTGGCTAGAACAACAGGGTAAATCTGTTCAGCAATTCGCACGTGAAAACAACATTGACCCGGCGACGACTTATCAGGTGTTGGCAGGCCGCAAAAAGGGCCGACGCGGCGAGGCGCATAAGGTGGCGGTTTTGCTAGGCATGAAGATAGGCACCATTCCCGGCGAAGCATCCGGGCTGGACAAGCCTCAGGAATAA
- a CDS encoding helix-turn-helix domain-containing protein, with protein sequence MSGIGYRLRKERERLGLSQRVFGEIGGVEANAQGKYESGERPPKADYLAAVAARGVDVLYVLTGTPTPTPVNDLSDAEEIVLGSYRVLDKEHQDAIRRLATTIAELSAPDSTV encoded by the coding sequence ATGAGTGGAATTGGATACCGGCTAAGAAAAGAAAGAGAACGTCTGGGGTTGTCCCAGCGTGTTTTCGGGGAAATCGGCGGTGTTGAAGCAAACGCTCAGGGCAAATATGAAAGCGGTGAACGGCCCCCCAAGGCCGATTACCTGGCTGCGGTGGCGGCCAGAGGCGTGGACGTACTTTACGTGCTCACCGGGACACCCACACCGACCCCGGTCAACGATCTAAGCGATGCTGAAGAAATAGTTCTGGGCAGCTATCGTGTACTGGACAAGGAGCATCAAGACGCCATAAGACGTCTGGCCACCACGATTGCCGAGCTTTCCGCACCTGACAGCACGGTTTAA
- the gacA gene encoding response regulator transcription factor GacA — MIRGLVVDDHDLVRTGITRMLADIDGLQVVGQADSGEESLKKARELKPDVVLMDVKMPGIGGLEATRKMLRSHPDIKVVAVTVCEEDPFPTRLLQAGAAGYMTKGAGLAEMVQAIRLVFAGQRYISPQIAQQLALKSFQPQVNNSPFDLLSEREIQIALMIVGCQKVQTISDKLCLSPKTVNTYRYRIFEKLSISSDVELALLAVRHGMVDASA; from the coding sequence TTGATTAGGGGGCTAGTTGTCGATGACCATGATCTTGTCCGGACAGGCATCACTCGCATGCTGGCCGACATAGACGGTCTGCAGGTCGTGGGGCAGGCGGATTCCGGTGAGGAATCGCTGAAGAAGGCGCGCGAGCTCAAGCCCGATGTCGTGCTCATGGACGTCAAGATGCCAGGCATCGGCGGCCTTGAAGCGACGCGCAAAATGCTGCGCAGCCACCCGGACATCAAGGTGGTTGCCGTCACCGTCTGTGAAGAAGACCCGTTTCCGACCCGCTTGCTCCAGGCCGGTGCTGCGGGCTACATGACTAAAGGTGCAGGGCTGGCCGAGATGGTTCAGGCCATCCGTCTGGTGTTTGCCGGTCAGCGTTACATCAGCCCGCAGATCGCTCAACAACTCGCGTTGAAATCGTTTCAGCCACAGGTCAACAATTCGCCGTTCGATCTGCTCTCCGAACGCGAGATCCAGATTGCTCTGATGATCGTGGGCTGCCAGAAGGTGCAGACCATCTCCGACAAACTGTGCCTGTCGCCGAAAACCGTGAACACTTACCGATATCGTATCTTTGAAAAGCTTTCGATCAGCAGCGATGTTGAACTGGCTTTACTTGCTGTACGCCACGGCATGGTAGATGCCAGCGCCTGA
- the uvrC gene encoding excinuclease ABC subunit UvrC, with product MTQTFDPSAFLATCSGRPGVYRMFDADATLLYVGKAKNLKKRLASYFRKTGHAPKTGALVARIAQIETTITGNETEALLLEQTLIKEWRPPYNILLRDDKSYPYVFLSDSAFPRLSIHRGAKKAKGRYFGPYPSAGAIRESLSLLQKTFQVRQCEDSYFKNRTRPCLQYQIKRCKGPCVGLVEPEVYAEDVRHSVMFLEGRSNALSDELNTAMEKAAMALDFERAAELRDQVALLRRVQDQQSMDGGTGDVDVVAAFVNPGGACVHLISVRGGRVLGSKNFFPQVGIEEEVGEVMSAFLAQYFLGGIDRELPGEVIVNVVNEDFPALIDAIEELRGVEMVISHRVRGTRARWQQMAVTNAEQALAARLANRQHVAARFEALAVVLGLDDPPMRLECYDISHSSGEATVASCVVFGPEGPIKSDYRRFNIEGVTAGDDYAAMHQALTRRYSRIKAGEGKLPDVLLVDGGKGQMSMARDVLNELQVPDLILLGVAKGTTRKAGFETLYLNDAAHEFTLPGDSPALHLIQQIRDEAHRFAITGHRARRGKTRRTSTLEGVAGVGPTRRRDLLKHFGGLQELSRASIDEIAKAPGISKKLAESIYANLHSE from the coding sequence ATGACCCAGACATTCGATCCAAGTGCATTTCTCGCGACCTGTAGCGGTCGCCCCGGCGTTTACCGCATGTTTGACGCAGACGCCACGCTGCTTTACGTCGGCAAAGCCAAAAACCTCAAAAAGCGTCTCGCCAGTTATTTTCGCAAGACCGGCCACGCACCCAAGACCGGAGCGCTGGTAGCGCGTATCGCCCAGATCGAAACGACGATCACGGGCAATGAAACCGAAGCATTGTTGCTGGAGCAGACCCTCATCAAAGAGTGGCGGCCTCCCTACAACATCCTGCTGCGCGATGATAAGTCTTACCCCTATGTGTTTCTGTCCGACAGCGCGTTTCCGCGACTGAGCATTCATCGCGGCGCCAAGAAAGCCAAAGGCCGATACTTCGGGCCTTATCCGAGTGCGGGCGCCATTCGCGAGAGCCTCAGTCTGCTGCAGAAAACCTTTCAGGTTCGCCAGTGTGAGGACAGCTACTTCAAGAACCGCACCCGGCCGTGCCTGCAATACCAGATCAAGCGCTGCAAAGGCCCGTGTGTCGGCTTGGTCGAGCCGGAGGTTTACGCCGAAGACGTGCGCCACTCGGTCATGTTTCTCGAAGGGCGCAGCAATGCGCTGAGCGACGAGCTGAACACTGCGATGGAAAAGGCCGCGATGGCGCTCGATTTCGAACGCGCGGCCGAGTTGCGGGATCAAGTGGCATTGTTGCGCCGCGTCCAGGATCAGCAAAGCATGGACGGCGGCACCGGTGATGTGGATGTTGTGGCTGCGTTCGTCAATCCGGGTGGAGCCTGCGTGCACCTGATCAGCGTGCGTGGCGGCCGGGTACTGGGCAGCAAGAACTTCTTTCCGCAGGTGGGCATAGAAGAGGAGGTCGGCGAAGTGATGTCGGCGTTCCTGGCTCAGTATTTTCTCGGCGGCATCGACCGGGAGCTGCCCGGCGAAGTCATTGTCAACGTGGTCAACGAAGACTTCCCGGCGTTGATTGATGCCATCGAAGAGCTGCGCGGCGTTGAAATGGTCATCAGCCACCGCGTGCGCGGAACCCGGGCTCGCTGGCAGCAGATGGCCGTTACGAATGCCGAGCAGGCGCTGGCGGCGCGGCTGGCCAATCGTCAGCACGTTGCTGCGCGATTCGAGGCGCTGGCTGTGGTGTTGGGGCTCGACGACCCGCCGATGCGCCTTGAATGCTATGACATCAGTCACTCCAGCGGCGAGGCGACGGTCGCGTCGTGTGTGGTGTTTGGCCCGGAAGGGCCGATCAAGTCCGATTACCGGCGCTTCAATATCGAGGGCGTGACGGCGGGCGATGACTATGCGGCCATGCACCAGGCGCTGACCCGCCGCTACAGCCGGATCAAGGCCGGGGAGGGCAAATTGCCCGATGTGCTGCTGGTCGACGGTGGCAAGGGGCAGATGTCCATGGCGCGCGATGTGCTCAACGAATTGCAGGTTCCTGATCTGATTCTGCTGGGCGTGGCCAAGGGCACAACGCGCAAGGCCGGTTTTGAAACACTTTATCTGAACGATGCGGCGCATGAGTTCACGCTGCCGGGTGATTCGCCAGCGCTGCACCTCATTCAGCAGATTCGCGACGAGGCTCACCGCTTCGCCATCACCGGTCACCGGGCGCGACGCGGCAAAACCCGACGCACGTCGACCCTTGAAGGCGTTGCCGGAGTAGGGCCGACCCGGCGTCGGGATCTGCTCAAACACTTCGGTGGATTACAGGAATTGTCCCGTGCAAGCATCGACGAAATCGCAAAAGCACCCGGAATCAGCAAAAAGCTCGCAGAGTCGATTTATGCAAACCTGCACAGCGAGTAG
- the pgsA gene encoding CDP-diacylglycerol--glycerol-3-phosphate 3-phosphatidyltransferase, whose protein sequence is MNIPNLITVLRVLLIPIFILLFYMPYHWSYMAASAVFAFAAATDWLDGYLARRLEQSTPFGAFLDPVADKLMVAVALVLLVQAHANLWLTLPAAVIIGREIVISALREWMAEIGARAQVAVSNMGKWKTAAQMLALVILLGNPPAITFWVIFGYALLLVAAGLTLWSMVQYLRAAWPHLKTTAEKK, encoded by the coding sequence ATGAATATCCCTAATCTGATCACCGTACTACGCGTCTTACTGATTCCGATCTTCATTTTGTTGTTCTACATGCCTTATCACTGGAGCTACATGGCAGCCAGTGCAGTCTTTGCGTTCGCTGCGGCGACCGACTGGCTCGACGGGTATCTGGCACGTCGCCTTGAGCAAAGTACGCCGTTTGGCGCCTTTCTCGACCCGGTGGCAGACAAACTGATGGTGGCGGTGGCTTTGGTGCTGCTGGTTCAGGCGCACGCCAACCTCTGGCTGACCCTGCCCGCAGCAGTGATCATTGGTCGCGAAATCGTGATTTCTGCGCTCCGCGAATGGATGGCCGAGATCGGTGCGCGTGCCCAGGTTGCCGTGTCCAATATGGGTAAATGGAAAACCGCCGCACAAATGCTCGCGCTGGTGATCTTGCTGGGCAACCCGCCTGCCATTACTTTCTGGGTGATCTTCGGCTACGCCTTGTTGCTCGTTGCCGCGGGGCTGACCCTGTGGTCGATGGTGCAATACCTCAGAGCCGCATGGCCACACCTCAAGACCACTGCGGAAAAAAAATAA
- a CDS encoding IS1182-like element ISPsy6 family transposase, with translation MAYIQGESRSQTSLFPVSLEELIPEDHLVRVIDLYVARLDLVQLGFDKAIPKSTGRPAYDPADQLKLYLYGYFQRIRSSRRLEAECQRNIEVMWLINRLKPDFKTIADFRKNNKPAFIATCRAFVRFCRTAGLIAGELVAIDGSKFQAVASSRRHVNLKQLKRQEEKLDKRIAQYLAELDEADKAETTDSIDRSAIKVALAQLEARQQDNQSCQALMRSMGIEQFNTHESDARMMRTAKGPRVAYNVQTVVDAEHCLILHHEVTQDGDDRKQLEPMAKAAKAELQQDDLTVTADAGYSNGKQFQACEDASITAYVPPNRSKNPGSQEEQLFERKDFIYETGHDRFQCPAGKWLTLKQHNKGDRIYQAEVDDCANCALKTQCTRARRRYVSRHAHEEAFERMEQRMQAHPEMMANRRSIVEHPFGNLKQWLFGNGRFLLRQLEGTKAEMALAVNAYNLKRAIKVLGVRHLMALMG, from the coding sequence ATGGCCTACATCCAAGGTGAGTCCCGCAGCCAGACCAGCCTATTCCCGGTCTCGCTGGAAGAGTTGATCCCCGAGGATCACCTCGTTCGTGTCATTGACCTGTACGTTGCCAGGCTCGATCTGGTGCAACTGGGCTTCGATAAAGCGATTCCAAAAAGCACGGGGCGCCCTGCTTATGATCCCGCCGATCAGCTAAAACTCTACCTCTACGGCTATTTTCAGCGGATTCGCTCATCGCGACGTCTTGAAGCCGAGTGTCAGCGCAACATCGAAGTGATGTGGCTGATCAACCGGCTCAAGCCCGACTTCAAGACCATCGCCGATTTTCGCAAGAACAATAAACCCGCCTTCATCGCGACCTGCCGTGCTTTCGTTCGGTTTTGTCGCACGGCAGGCTTGATCGCCGGTGAGTTGGTGGCCATCGACGGCAGCAAGTTTCAGGCGGTCGCATCCTCACGGCGTCATGTGAATTTGAAGCAGCTCAAGCGCCAGGAAGAAAAACTGGATAAGCGCATCGCTCAGTATCTGGCCGAGCTGGATGAGGCCGACAAGGCTGAAACCACAGATTCAATTGATCGCAGCGCAATCAAGGTAGCCCTGGCACAGCTTGAGGCTCGACAACAGGATAATCAGAGTTGCCAGGCACTGATGCGTTCGATGGGCATCGAGCAGTTCAACACCCATGAAAGCGATGCCCGAATGATGCGCACGGCCAAAGGGCCACGTGTGGCCTACAACGTGCAAACCGTCGTGGACGCCGAGCATTGCCTGATTTTGCATCATGAGGTCACCCAAGATGGCGATGACCGAAAGCAACTGGAGCCGATGGCCAAGGCCGCCAAAGCAGAGTTACAGCAAGATGATCTGACGGTCACTGCCGATGCCGGCTACTCCAATGGCAAGCAGTTTCAGGCCTGCGAGGATGCTTCGATTACGGCCTATGTACCGCCCAATCGTTCGAAAAACCCTGGCAGTCAGGAAGAGCAGCTCTTTGAGCGAAAAGACTTTATCTATGAGACCGGACACGATCGTTTCCAGTGTCCGGCAGGCAAATGGTTAACGCTAAAACAGCACAACAAAGGTGATCGGATCTATCAGGCTGAGGTCGATGACTGCGCCAACTGCGCGCTGAAAACGCAATGCACTCGAGCCCGGCGCCGTTATGTCTCACGACATGCCCATGAAGAGGCTTTCGAGCGGATGGAGCAAAGAATGCAGGCGCATCCTGAGATGATGGCCAACCGAAGATCCATCGTTGAGCACCCCTTCGGCAACCTCAAGCAATGGCTATTTGGTAATGGCCGTTTCTTGCTGCGACAACTGGAGGGTACAAAAGCTGAAATGGCCTTGGCGGTGAATGCCTATAACCTGAAACGAGCGATTAAAGTGCTCGGTGTGCGCCATCTGATGGCTTTGATGGGCTGA